One Gloeobacter morelensis MG652769 DNA window includes the following coding sequences:
- the carB gene encoding carbamoyl-phosphate synthase large subunit encodes MPRRTDIHKILLIGAGPIVIGQACEFDYSGTQACKALREEGYEIVLVNSNPATIMTDPATADRTYIEPVTAEFVERIIERERPDALLPTMGGQTALNVTVELAESGVLDRYGVELIGAKLPAIKKAEDRELFKQAMQKIGLEVPRSGFAHTFEEARVVAEEIGSFPLILRPSFTLGGTGGGIAYNREEFERMIRIGLDASPTSQVLVEESALGWKEYELEVMRDLADNVVIICSIENFDPMGVHTGDSITVAPAQTLTDKEYQRLRDAAIKVIREIGVETGGSNIQFAVHPESGRVIVIEMNPRVSRSSALASKATGFPIAKIAAKLAVGYTLDEITNEITQQTPASFEPTIDYVVTKIPRWAFEKFPGTEPVLTTAMRSVGEVMAIGRTFCESLQKALRSLEIKRFGFGADRSEEIPDAETLKSQLRTATPDRIFQIRQALMAGFSVEQVHELTAIDPWFLDKLAELAAFERAFQGRDLVSLTAAEWLEAKQKGYSDVQLAFLTGTDEQTVRSTRQELGVTPVFKTVDTCAAEFEAFTPYHYSTYASESEIASGEKPKAMILGGGPNRIGQGIEFDYCCCHACFALSEDGFETIMVNSNPETVSTDYDTSDRLYFEPLTREDVLNIVEAEKPVGVIVQFGGQTPLNLAVPLEKAGVPIWGTSPDSIDIAEDRERFEQLCQQLGIRQPANGMARSTADAVAVAGRIGYPVVVRPSYVLGGRAMEIVYTDEELGRYMTHAVQVEPDRPILIDKFLEDAVEVDVDAICDRTGRVVIGGIMEHIEQAGIHSGDSACVLPTRTLDESVLAVIRDWTVKLARALKVVGLMNIQYAVKAHREGAEVYVLEANPRASRTVPFVAKATGVPLAKIAARVMAGRTLEALGFTEEVIPEHIAVKEAVLPFEKFAGTDTILGPEMRSTGEVMGIDTDFGRAFAKAQIGAGQRLPVAGTLFISVTDRDKHQAVPIVRQMLDLGFRVIATEGTQRFLQEQGLAVEKVLKIHEGRPHIGDLLKNRRIQLVFNTPSGSEAQTDAQVIRRTALAQKIPVITTLAAARAVTAAIAALQKGPLEVKSLQEYHRSSLAAGSR; translated from the coding sequence GTGCCCCGCCGCACCGATATTCACAAGATTCTGTTGATTGGCGCCGGACCGATCGTCATCGGTCAGGCCTGCGAATTCGACTACTCCGGAACCCAGGCGTGCAAAGCGCTGCGCGAGGAAGGGTACGAGATTGTTCTGGTTAATTCCAACCCGGCGACGATCATGACTGACCCTGCCACGGCCGACCGCACCTATATCGAGCCGGTCACCGCCGAGTTTGTCGAGCGCATTATCGAACGCGAGCGGCCGGACGCGCTGCTTCCCACCATGGGGGGCCAGACGGCGCTCAACGTCACTGTCGAATTGGCCGAATCCGGGGTGCTCGATCGCTACGGCGTCGAACTAATCGGCGCCAAACTCCCCGCCATCAAAAAAGCCGAGGACCGCGAGCTATTTAAGCAGGCGATGCAGAAGATCGGCCTGGAGGTGCCGCGCTCGGGCTTTGCCCACACCTTCGAAGAAGCGCGGGTAGTGGCCGAGGAGATTGGTTCGTTTCCGCTGATTTTGAGGCCCAGCTTTACGCTCGGGGGCACCGGCGGCGGCATCGCCTACAACCGCGAGGAGTTCGAGCGGATGATCCGCATCGGCCTGGACGCTTCTCCCACCTCCCAGGTGCTGGTCGAAGAGTCGGCCCTGGGTTGGAAGGAGTATGAACTGGAGGTGATGCGCGATCTGGCCGACAACGTCGTGATTATCTGCTCGATCGAGAATTTTGATCCGATGGGGGTGCACACGGGCGATTCGATCACCGTCGCCCCGGCCCAGACCCTGACGGACAAAGAGTACCAGCGCCTGCGCGACGCGGCCATCAAAGTGATCCGCGAAATCGGCGTCGAGACGGGCGGGTCGAATATTCAATTTGCCGTCCACCCGGAGAGCGGCCGGGTGATCGTCATCGAGATGAACCCGCGCGTCTCGCGCTCGTCGGCCCTCGCCTCTAAGGCCACCGGCTTCCCGATCGCCAAGATTGCCGCGAAGCTTGCCGTGGGCTACACCCTGGACGAAATAACCAACGAGATTACCCAGCAGACCCCCGCGAGCTTCGAGCCGACGATCGACTATGTGGTCACCAAGATCCCGCGCTGGGCCTTCGAGAAGTTTCCCGGCACCGAGCCGGTACTCACCACCGCCATGCGCTCGGTGGGCGAGGTGATGGCGATCGGCCGCACCTTTTGCGAGTCGCTGCAAAAGGCGCTGCGCTCGCTGGAGATCAAGCGCTTCGGTTTCGGTGCCGACCGTTCTGAAGAGATCCCCGACGCCGAGACGCTCAAAAGCCAATTGCGCACCGCCACCCCCGATCGCATCTTTCAGATCCGCCAGGCGCTGATGGCCGGTTTCAGCGTCGAACAGGTTCACGAGCTGACCGCCATCGATCCCTGGTTTCTCGACAAACTGGCGGAACTGGCCGCCTTTGAGCGCGCCTTCCAAGGCCGCGACCTGGTCTCCCTCACCGCCGCCGAATGGCTCGAAGCCAAGCAAAAAGGCTACAGCGACGTCCAGCTGGCTTTTCTCACCGGCACTGACGAGCAGACCGTGCGCTCCACCCGCCAGGAACTGGGCGTGACGCCGGTATTTAAAACGGTCGATACCTGTGCGGCCGAATTCGAGGCCTTCACGCCCTACCACTATTCGACCTACGCTTCAGAATCCGAGATTGCTTCCGGTGAGAAGCCCAAGGCGATGATTCTGGGGGGCGGCCCCAACCGCATCGGCCAGGGCATCGAGTTCGACTACTGCTGCTGTCACGCCTGCTTTGCGCTTTCTGAAGACGGCTTCGAGACGATCATGGTCAACTCCAACCCCGAGACCGTCTCCACCGACTACGACACCAGCGACCGGCTCTACTTCGAACCGCTTACCCGCGAGGACGTGCTTAACATCGTTGAAGCAGAAAAGCCGGTAGGCGTCATCGTCCAGTTTGGCGGCCAGACGCCCCTCAACCTTGCTGTCCCCCTCGAAAAGGCGGGGGTGCCCATCTGGGGCACCTCCCCCGACTCGATCGACATCGCCGAGGACCGCGAGCGCTTCGAGCAGCTGTGCCAGCAACTCGGCATCCGACAACCCGCCAACGGCATGGCCCGCTCCACCGCCGATGCCGTGGCCGTGGCCGGCCGCATCGGCTATCCGGTGGTGGTGCGCCCGAGCTACGTGCTGGGGGGGCGGGCGATGGAAATTGTTTACACCGACGAAGAATTGGGCCGCTATATGACCCACGCCGTCCAGGTGGAACCCGACCGCCCGATTTTGATCGACAAATTTCTCGAAGACGCTGTCGAAGTCGATGTGGACGCTATTTGCGATCGGACCGGCCGGGTGGTGATCGGCGGGATCATGGAGCACATCGAGCAGGCGGGCATCCACTCCGGCGACTCGGCCTGCGTGCTGCCGACGCGCACCCTCGATGAAAGCGTGCTGGCCGTCATCCGCGACTGGACCGTCAAACTGGCCCGTGCCCTGAAGGTGGTGGGACTGATGAATATCCAGTACGCCGTCAAAGCCCACAGGGAGGGTGCCGAGGTATATGTGCTGGAGGCCAACCCGCGCGCCTCGCGCACGGTACCCTTCGTGGCCAAGGCGACCGGGGTACCCCTTGCCAAGATTGCCGCCCGGGTGATGGCGGGGCGCACCCTGGAAGCATTGGGTTTTACCGAGGAAGTGATCCCCGAGCACATCGCCGTCAAAGAAGCGGTGCTGCCCTTTGAAAAATTCGCCGGCACCGACACGATCTTGGGGCCGGAGATGCGTTCGACCGGCGAGGTGATGGGCATCGACACCGACTTTGGCCGCGCTTTCGCCAAAGCCCAGATCGGTGCAGGCCAGCGCCTGCCCGTGGCGGGCACCCTGTTTATCTCCGTCACCGACCGCGACAAGCACCAGGCTGTGCCGATCGTTCGGCAGATGCTCGACCTGGGCTTTCGGGTGATTGCCACCGAGGGCACCCAGCGTTTTTTGCAGGAGCAGGGGCTTGCGGTCGAGAAAGTGCTCAAAATCCACGAGGGTCGTCCCCACATCGGCGACTTACTCAAAAACCGCCGGATTCAGCTGGTGTTTAACACCCCCTCGGGCAGCGAAGCCCAGACCGATGCCCAGGTGATCCGCAGAACCGCCCTCGCCCAGAAGATCCCGGTGATCACCACCCTTGCGGCGGCCCGTGCGGTCACGGCGGCCATTGCCGCGCTGCAGAAGGGGCCGCTGGAGGTGAAATCTCTGCAGGAGTATCATCGGTCGTCTTTGGCCGCAGGTAGCCGATAG
- a CDS encoding Uma2 family endonuclease, with protein sequence MESFVLDFHSVVDLTDDQFFRLCQKNRDLRIERTASGEIIVMPPTGGDSGHSNFRLSQQLANWTDDHDGLGLGFDSSMGFNLPNGASRSPDAAWVARTRWESLTPEQRQKFPPLCPDFVVELKSPTDRLRTLQAKMCEYIANGAALGWLINLEERTVEIYRPRKEVEILIKPTEVSADPLLPSFVLRLAPIWGA encoded by the coding sequence ATGGAAAGCTTCGTACTCGATTTTCATTCCGTCGTCGATCTCACAGACGATCAGTTCTTTCGCCTTTGCCAGAAGAACCGGGATTTGCGCATCGAGCGGACAGCCAGCGGAGAAATCATCGTCATGCCCCCCACCGGCGGCGACTCGGGTCATAGCAACTTTCGCCTCAGCCAGCAGCTTGCCAACTGGACCGACGACCATGACGGGCTGGGATTGGGCTTCGATTCGTCGATGGGGTTCAACCTGCCCAACGGTGCCAGCCGTTCTCCGGATGCAGCCTGGGTAGCGCGCACCCGCTGGGAGAGCCTCACACCCGAGCAAAGACAAAAATTTCCACCCCTGTGCCCGGATTTCGTCGTCGAGCTCAAGTCCCCTACCGACCGGCTACGCACCTTGCAGGCCAAGATGTGCGAGTACATAGCCAACGGTGCTGCCCTGGGTTGGCTTATCAATCTCGAAGAGCGCACAGTCGAAATCTACCGGCCCAGAAAGGAAGTAGAGATCCTCATCAAGCCTACCGAAGTCTCAGCGGATCCGCTGTTGCCCAGCTTTGTGCTCCGACTTGCGCCAATCTGGGGGGCATAG
- a CDS encoding DUF2281 domain-containing protein translates to MPIEPVNSNSSSWPEWANPVLQGLFGLGSAYMTAYFTRAIAEFNFRSSSKDLIKFVPPVRLIYINHTVTPPLKSGEKFKYIGTTLLILFCFTVLIAFPSIFPKEFQAAANTNWLSYANYIVTTLFCFAIFILRVVNYIDLDKRYGPEARIELESEHEHVLFVCRKALRAIGASVTLVETFETESGRIGAKVNTGQMLIIDVTRQSREPSKKQRYILNVRGITQNALHSESSNKGKTPGTDGIRPSPVHGLNVSRFIQALSDLEKSESFGEEVSEHKVKPEIGKFKRTFGSAKGLIKVATDFDAPLPDDIMKHFE, encoded by the coding sequence ATGCCGATAGAGCCAGTCAATTCAAATTCTTCCAGCTGGCCGGAGTGGGCTAATCCTGTTTTGCAAGGATTATTTGGACTTGGCTCTGCTTATATGACGGCGTATTTTACCCGGGCAATAGCAGAGTTCAATTTCCGATCATCTTCCAAAGACTTGATTAAGTTTGTTCCGCCAGTCAGGCTCATCTATATTAATCATACTGTGACACCTCCTCTCAAGAGTGGGGAAAAATTTAAATATATAGGTACTACACTTCTTATCTTATTTTGTTTTACTGTTCTTATTGCTTTTCCCTCGATTTTTCCTAAAGAATTTCAAGCTGCAGCCAATACTAACTGGCTGTCCTACGCCAACTATATCGTGACAACACTATTTTGTTTCGCCATATTTATTCTACGAGTCGTCAATTACATTGATTTGGATAAACGGTACGGACCAGAAGCCAGAATTGAGCTTGAATCAGAACATGAGCATGTTTTATTTGTATGCCGCAAAGCCTTAAGAGCGATTGGCGCAAGTGTGACACTTGTTGAAACATTTGAAACGGAGAGTGGTCGTATTGGTGCGAAGGTGAACACTGGGCAAATGTTGATCATAGATGTTACTCGACAAAGTCGAGAGCCTTCAAAAAAGCAAAGGTACATCCTTAATGTAAGGGGAATCACACAAAATGCGCTGCATAGCGAATCCTCCAACAAAGGTAAAACACCAGGAACTGATGGCATTCGTCCCTCTCCAGTCCACGGTCTGAACGTTAGTCGGTTTATTCAAGCTTTGAGCGATCTTGAAAAAAGTGAAAGCTTTGGTGAGGAAGTGTCAGAGCACAAAGTAAAACCAGAAATTGGAAAATTCAAACGCACATTTGGCTCGGCAAAAGGCTTGATCAAAGTTGCCACCGATTTTGACGCACCTTTGCCCGATGACATCATGAAACATTTTGAATGA
- a CDS encoding type II toxin-antitoxin system VapC family toxin, translated as MSYLLDTHAFLWFISGDTRLSTNARTIIENEGNEIYLSVASIWEISIKARLGRLELIGSPEKVIQDNMDSNGFICLPIEKSHALQIYNLPDHHRDPFDRILIAQSQVESLILITTDYQIKQYNIATIW; from the coding sequence ATGAGCTATCTGCTCGATACCCATGCATTCCTTTGGTTCATTTCTGGTGATACGCGCCTTTCCACAAACGCAAGAACAATCATTGAGAACGAAGGCAATGAGATATATCTCAGCGTAGCCAGTATATGGGAAATATCTATCAAAGCGCGTCTGGGCAGACTCGAACTGATCGGTTCACCGGAGAAAGTGATCCAGGATAATATGGATTCAAACGGATTTATTTGTTTGCCTATCGAAAAGTCTCATGCACTCCAAATCTATAACTTGCCCGACCACCATCGAGATCCCTTCGACAGAATTTTGATTGCACAAAGCCAAGTAGAAAGTTTGATTTTAATAACTACGGATTATCAAATTAAACAGTACAATATCGCCACGATTTGGTAA
- a CDS encoding cobyric acid synthase: MVVGTSSHAGKSLLVTALGRLFYRRGVKVAPFKGQNMALNAYVTAEGHEIGHAQAVQAWACGLEPSVAMNPILLKPQGNMTSQVILKGRPAGVCGAVDYYRDYFEPGWQAVVEALVELQSQYELVICEGAGSPAEVNLRHRDLTNMRVALHLGAPTLLVTDIDRGGALAHVVGTLQVLPSEERALIKGIVINKFRGSLALLQPGLDWLAQYTGVPVVGVLPWLEIALPEEDSMGLFDRRGSRQQAQLEIVVIRLPRIANFTDFDALEAEPTVRVRYVSPDGQLGHPDAIILPGSKATIADLLTLEASGMAAQIRAYPGVILGICGGLQMLGRTIDDPEGFEGRPGRYLGLGLIKATTVFDSLKTTRQVQVESRLPAGESVVGYEIHQGQTAFDPTLEALFADPQLGVVSSNRRVWGTYLHGLLDNHAWRRHWLNTLRERRGLPPLPMLSGHYREQREEMFERLADAWEPHLPIDGFAQLAGFASQV; the protein is encoded by the coding sequence ATGGTTGTCGGCACCTCCTCCCACGCGGGCAAGTCGCTTCTGGTGACGGCGCTGGGTCGCCTGTTCTACCGGCGCGGGGTCAAAGTCGCTCCCTTCAAAGGCCAGAATATGGCCCTCAATGCCTACGTCACCGCCGAAGGCCACGAAATCGGCCACGCCCAGGCGGTGCAGGCTTGGGCCTGCGGGTTGGAGCCCAGCGTGGCGATGAATCCGATTTTGCTCAAGCCCCAGGGCAATATGACCAGCCAGGTGATCTTGAAGGGTAGGCCCGCCGGGGTGTGCGGGGCCGTCGATTACTACCGCGACTACTTCGAACCTGGCTGGCAGGCGGTGGTGGAGGCACTTGTCGAGTTGCAGTCGCAGTACGAACTGGTGATCTGCGAGGGAGCGGGCAGTCCGGCGGAGGTCAACCTGCGCCACCGGGATCTGACCAACATGCGCGTCGCATTGCACCTGGGAGCGCCCACGCTGCTGGTCACCGACATCGACCGGGGAGGCGCCCTTGCTCACGTCGTCGGTACTTTGCAGGTGCTGCCCTCCGAGGAGCGCGCCCTCATCAAAGGCATCGTGATCAACAAGTTTCGCGGTTCGCTTGCACTGTTGCAGCCGGGCCTCGACTGGCTTGCCCAATACACCGGCGTGCCGGTGGTGGGTGTGCTGCCGTGGCTGGAGATAGCCCTGCCCGAGGAAGATTCAATGGGTTTGTTCGATCGGCGTGGATCGCGCCAACAGGCGCAACTGGAGATAGTTGTGATCCGCCTGCCGCGCATCGCCAATTTCACGGATTTCGACGCCTTGGAAGCAGAACCCACCGTCCGGGTGCGCTACGTGAGCCCCGACGGACAACTGGGCCATCCAGACGCGATCATCCTGCCGGGATCAAAAGCCACCATCGCCGACTTGCTTACCCTCGAAGCGAGCGGTATGGCTGCGCAAATCCGGGCTTATCCGGGAGTGATCCTGGGAATCTGCGGCGGTCTGCAGATGCTGGGAAGAACCATCGACGATCCTGAAGGATTTGAAGGCCGCCCCGGCCGCTATCTCGGCCTTGGACTCATCAAGGCCACAACTGTTTTCGATTCGCTCAAGACCACCCGGCAGGTGCAGGTCGAATCGCGTCTGCCGGCCGGCGAGTCCGTCGTCGGTTACGAAATTCATCAGGGGCAGACAGCCTTTGATCCTACCCTCGAAGCGCTGTTTGCCGATCCCCAGCTCGGAGTGGTCAGCAGTAATCGCCGCGTCTGGGGTACCTACTTACACGGCCTGTTGGACAACCACGCCTGGCGTCGCCACTGGCTCAACACGCTTCGGGAGCGCCGGGGATTGCCACCCCTCCCTATGCTGAGCGGCCATTACCGCGAACAGCGCGAGGAGATGTTCGAGCGTCTCGCCGACGCCTGGGAACCCCATCTGCCGATCGATGGGTTTGCCCAGTTGGCCGGGTTTGCCTCCCAGGTGTAA
- a CDS encoding DUF456 domain-containing protein has product MEEEYVFQSEPDSSGDASYIGTFGEKGAQVEAFSQNGEYSYGSDDNQNVLWDQSSDDYGAQNLYASEDGSSLDGGSGSTNFGNFENAWMSGSASLFDDQQDTDSNPDVYDGIAQGVSSVDFGFDTYGAISDDGYGRPPGADSFTDLLAGKPKSQGEERLQFDVYGNIQGDGLEAPTIPNGGTPMETLNPRGYPTDQECRDLYWNEQSDLRNGFEKREEEHQKSMEQAMYPTAGGIIGSTIGSAIGKVPGMIIGTLAGTYLGEKIRQGKQDLDDAQDYCREHGKHAPYVEFDYEGGPSPEQAGPPAPNPKQSNK; this is encoded by the coding sequence GTGGAAGAGGAGTATGTCTTTCAGAGCGAGCCAGATAGCAGTGGAGATGCCAGCTACATCGGCACATTTGGTGAAAAAGGCGCACAAGTTGAGGCTTTCAGCCAGAACGGCGAGTACAGCTACGGTAGCGACGACAACCAGAATGTGTTGTGGGATCAAAGCAGCGACGACTACGGCGCACAAAATCTGTATGCAAGCGAGGACGGCAGTAGTCTTGACGGTGGCAGTGGCAGTACCAACTTCGGCAACTTTGAGAACGCATGGATGAGCGGATCAGCGAGTCTGTTCGACGATCAGCAAGACACAGATTCCAATCCAGATGTTTACGACGGCATTGCCCAGGGAGTGAGTAGTGTCGATTTCGGCTTCGATACTTACGGCGCGATCAGCGACGATGGTTACGGGCGGCCACCGGGAGCCGACAGTTTTACGGACTTGCTTGCAGGTAAGCCGAAAAGCCAAGGAGAAGAACGCTTACAGTTCGATGTGTACGGCAATATTCAAGGTGACGGACTGGAAGCGCCAACCATTCCTAATGGTGGAACTCCTATGGAGACCCTCAACCCGAGAGGATATCCGACTGACCAAGAGTGCCGGGATTTGTACTGGAACGAGCAATCTGACTTGAGAAATGGCTTTGAGAAGCGGGAAGAAGAACATCAAAAAAGCATGGAGCAGGCAATGTACCCAACTGCTGGAGGCATCATAGGGAGTACTATCGGCAGCGCTATTGGAAAAGTTCCTGGAATGATCATCGGCACTTTGGCAGGGACCTATTTGGGCGAGAAGATTCGGCAGGGCAAACAAGATCTTGACGATGCACAGGATTACTGCCGTGAACATGGCAAACACGCGCCTTATGTGGAGTTCGATTATGAGGGTGGGCCTTCTCCTGAACAGGCAGGGCCGCCAGCTCCAAATCCAAAACAGTCCAATAAATAA